A region from the Alosa alosa isolate M-15738 ecotype Scorff River unplaced genomic scaffold, AALO_Geno_1.1 AALO_1.0_unplaced_2, whole genome shotgun sequence genome encodes:
- the LOC125290182 gene encoding LOW QUALITY PROTEIN: 26S proteasome regulatory subunit 6A-B-like (The sequence of the model RefSeq protein was modified relative to this genomic sequence to represent the inferred CDS: substituted 1 base at 1 genomic stop codon) → MNQDLHDKSIDQIKRRIDMLEENIQIVKKEILNQTEQKKDMLKYMEQYHKKMQLYKSTPYLVASIYEILNLDYNYITTDQTVTETSEKQNIEKSKAIVIKTSTRQILYVSTPGLLEFEDLSPLDLIGINRDTYLIINKLPIEYDSRVKTMELDTAPKEDYTXVGGLDTQIEELQEAIVLPMLTPEKFVKLGIQPSKGILLHGPPGTGKTLLARAVAKQVKACFIKITAPQLVQMYIGDGAKIIKDAFKLAKNKEPAIIFIDEIDAIGTKRSGHNDNGSREVQRTMLELLNQLDGFIVNENIRIIACTNRVDILDPALVRAGRIDRKIEFNLPNEDGRRKILDIHSRKMVINDDVDLNEIAKSTQDFNGAQLKAVCVEAGMLAIRKDKDQITHDDYMEAIEIVRHGRKSKLFFYI, encoded by the coding sequence atgaATCAAGATTTACATGATAAATCCATTGATCAAATTAAAAGAAGAATAGATATGCTAGAAGAAAATATtcaaattgttaaaaaagaaatacttaatcaaactgaacaaaaaaaagataTGCTAAAATATATGGAACAATACCATAAAAAAATGCAATTATATAAATCAACCCCCTATCTAGTCGCTTCAATTTATGAAATTTTAAATCTAGACTATAATTACATAACTACTGATCAAACAGTCACTGAAacaagtgaaaaacaaaatatagaaaaatctAAAGCCATAGTAATAAAAACTTCAACAAGACAAATACTTTACGTTTCTACTCCCGGTCTTCTAGAATTTGAAGATTTATCCCCTCTAGATTTAATCGGTATTAATAGAGATACCTATCTAATAATTAATAAATTGCCCATAGAATATGACTCAAGAGTTAAAACAATGGAATTAGATACTGCCCCTAAAGAAGATTATACCTGAGTAGGTGGCCTAGATACCCAAATAGAAGAATTACAAGAAGCAATAGTTTTACCCATGCTAACCCCTGAAAAATTTGTAAAATTAGGAATTCAACCCTCAAAAGGTATCCTTCTTCATGGCCCTCCTGGTACAGGTAAAACTCTCCTAGCTAGAGCCGTTGCTAAACAAGTTAAAGCCTGCTTCATTAAAATAACTGCCCCTCAATTAGTCCAAATGTACATAGGTGATGGCgctaaaataataaaagatgcCTTTAAATTAGCAAAAAATAAAGAACCTGCCATAATATTCATAGATGAAATAGATGCTATAGGAACAAAAAGATCTGGTCATAATGATAATGGATCAAGAGAAGTACAAAGAACAATGCTAGAATTACTAAATCAATTAGATGGTTTTATTGTTAATGAAAATATAAGAATAATTGCCTGTACTAATAGAGTCGATATTCTCGACCCTGCTCTTGTTAGAGCCGGAAGAATAGATAGAAAAATAGAATTTAATCTCCCTAACGAAGATGGTAGAAGAAAAATATTAGATATACATTCAAGAAAAATGGTAATAAATGATGATGTAGATCTTAATGAAATAGCTAAATCAACTCAAGACTTTAATGGTGCTCAACTTAAAGCTGTTTGCGTAGAAGCTGGTATGCTAGCCATAAGAAAAGATAAAGATCAAATCACTCATGATGATTATATGGAAGCAATAGAAATAGTAAGACATGGAAGAAAaagtaaattatttttttacatataa